The sequence below is a genomic window from Hydractinia symbiolongicarpus strain clone_291-10 chromosome 10, HSymV2.1, whole genome shotgun sequence.
TCaacaatactttcattttttttctgctgCTTGATCTTTTCCTTTCGCTTTTCCTCTTTTACAATATCATGTGATATAAAAACATCACCAATCTCATGTGATATTCTTTTATCAAGCTTTTGATGTTGGTTGTTGTAACGAAGCATATTTTGATGAATGTTGTGCTCAATATTTATATTGTAATCAATGCTAGGGTCAGCAGCTTTTACCCACATTCGTTTTACAGTTTGAGGAACAATTCTTTCAAACAACACACTATCTGCAACATTCTTACTATTTTTAACTTCTTCTAAATTAGATTGAGCTTGGTTTAACTCAGCACTGTCATGTTCAACTTTGTAGTTAAAATTACTTTCGTTAACAATGTCTTTGCTTGGTGTGTCATTAAAATATTCATCGAAACTATTATGATTAGGGTTTTGTCTTGGACTCAATGACATTTGGCATTGCCAAGGTGACACAGAATGCTGTTTTGTGTTGGATATCATACTTAATTACgcatcttaattctttaataccATGGTTTTTTAATCACCACAATAGTGTGGTTAGATTTTGAAATATTctataaaaaatcataaaaacaagAATTAATCCTCTTACAACAGATACATAGATAACTGAAACACAGTAGAAAGCATTCTTCAATTTCTTGTTCTTGACCACTGCGATAACATTAGCCACCTACTtgctctttttttaatttttgcgaacATCTTTACATCGTAGGATGATGCTCAAAGACGAagcttaaaacttaaaaaaggaCCGTAATAGAATAGATGCGACACAAATCTAACCCACTTGCTAGTTGCCAAAACCCTTCAGGTGATTCTTTGGTTTAATATCCAATTTGTTCAACAGAAGAAGAGTCGTCCGTTATAGTTGATGGATGTTTCTGTATGTTAACAAAATCATGTTTTTACTGGAAACAATAAATAAGTTACtactaaaaaacacaaaagaggAGAACAAAAACTCCTACGCAGGGATTGTTGATTTGTCATAGAGAAAATGCGTGAAAAcaacaaccttgtccccagtcCATAAACACCAACTATATattagctaaaaataaaattattatgtttttcctTCAACGGGTGTTTCCTACGGCGCGCGGATTCTTCGTTTGCAAAATGCACctactattttaaaaaagtaggCGTTTGATTTAGGCATATTTTGAAGAATTGCTCAATCAACCAGCCTCGTCCTCAGGGTCGTGTGGCCCCTGAGCCATATTATTACAGAGTGACCAACAGTTCGGCCGCTATCAAGTTTATCAACagggcaaaatgccctgggaatgaggttgctAAACCAACGTTTGGAGACCACAATGGCGGTTTTTACGACCCCAATTTCCTCCTGTCCTTTACATACTCCGTAATGGCTGGTTAGGGGAAGGTTGTTTGTTTCTGACATCGCAATGGCAATATCGAAGTCCCAATATctaaaaaagatacaagatataCAGCACAAAAGGTTGTTCGATTTAAAATAATGGAAGGAAAGTGCAGTTGCTTCATAAAACATAGTGTATTTTTCAACCAAATATGAGGCTGTTTATTAGAACACATGcagatgtttacaaaagtttgcAAAGTTTCGTATATGCGGTGCGAAtaccatcctcgtccccagggtttgttgcctacgCCAATGCCACTGGCGTTCACTATcatttaaaatgtcaacaatGCAAAATGGAACCCCAAATAACATCTTTCATAAAATATTTACTGTTTGGCTCACCGTTTTTTATTTAACCTTTTTAAACATTGCTCATAATCTTTCAATGTTATTGTAACCAAATCCACTATCTTTACAGTAAATCGTTGTATATATTCTGACTGACGCGTGAATGAATTATCGACAACGGATGTAAGCCAATCGCATCACAGAACTTATCAGTCTGTACCAGGGGTAATTTTGCCGCCCGGCCtcaatgtcaaaaaggcaaaaaacctggggacgaggttggtgcgCACATTTGGTAGATAGAAAAATGTATGtatcaccctcgtccccagagttATTTTCTTTTCAATATGAAAGAAGACGGTGGAGGGCGAAACAATGATTTTTCGccgtcttctctcatatcaaaagggcaaaaagCGATGGGGACGAGGGTGTGCATAGTTTTTACACTGGgaaattatttgtatttcaaCCATACACTACACACACAATATTCACCAATTGCAAGTTTTTATTGGATTTCTTTGATTACAATGATCTGTTTGACTTCTGTGTTTTGCGCATTCTAATAGACGTCTATTAGAATGTGCGCTCATAACTATTGTTTTCGACGCAAAAACCGGCTCTGTGGAAGGAAAGCAAGAAAATAGTCGGGACGGAAAGAAAATTAGTACTCATTTCCTGCGAAGGAATTGATTTCTGGTATATATCATCATTGTCTGTTTATTTTGAAAAGCTGGGGACGATAACGGATTTATATGGTGTAATTTCTTGCTGAGACAATTCTCGTCCCGTCTAGGAAACGAGTATCTCTACTTGAATTACACACAAGATCTCACTTACGCCGGAATCTTTTTCCTCGGGTACTCACCGTTTCTGCATAATTTTCTGTCCCGTTATATTCCATATAAAACAGGACAAATAGCTTTATTCGgactaaattttaattttagaggATTTATTTCCATCAAATTACAGTGTAGATTTAAACCTCCGTCGAGCAAAACTTAAGATAGTGTGACAATTATACGTggaggatttttttttaaagcaggaaaaaaaataagacattaCATCTATGTACTATTTACGTCAGTAACCTCTCTGATTTAGGAGAAACACTCTTTTCACCTACTTTAAGAGGATTAATTTCGCGTAGTTAGAGTTACGCGGGTGTCATATACTTCGTGTGGACTAATTTTCGCGGATAacggatttttttaatttttcgcgGAGATTTGTTTACGCACGTgcatggtgaaaaataatataaaatgtaGCTATCATTCAAAGgtagtataatttttttaaaacatacataacctaaatttttttgaatagaCCAAAATTGTGAAGGCGTTGCAAAATCATCCCCAGGGTTTAttgcctatgtcaaagccgctagcgcttggCTGAAAGCAAATgcccctggagacgaggttgaaaGGTGTTACCATCTTAGATATCTAGTTCATATTCGGATACAGACCTCATCATTGTGACGACCGTTGACTTAGATAATTTCATGCTAAATTCTACAGCTGGTGAAATGTCAACACAACCGATCGTTCTGATAGGATAGATTTGTGAAAATGAGTGGCAAATTCGAGGAACTCATAACAACAGCATCGAAAATACCAAAAGCTTTTCAACCACTTATAACTACCTTCCCCTTTGCAGATGTTAATTTGTTAAACATAATATTCTCTAAAGCATTTTGCACGCATTGTCGTTACAACACTCATTAGCGATTTAATGACGATATTCTCAAGCTCTTTGCCAGTTTTAGGACCTTCTCTTGCTACTGATGCATACCAATCTGCAAGTTTTTCTTAAGTAGGTTCTTGCCCAAGAGTTCACAGTTAGGTCAAGTTGCTGAAAAATGTGCGTCATGTTGTTGGGTTCACGCTTTTGGGTGTTCATTATTTCCCTATAGTTCTAAAGAATAGAACTGTTGCTTTTAAACCGAAATTTCCTCCTGATATGATAAAGCATATCCCTATGAGAAAGAGCGCCTACTTTGACCAAAATTATGTGGAGTTCCtttaaaactcaaaaaaaaaaaaaaaaaaaaaaaggtttcgcAAGGCAGATTCAGtttagattgtttttttttgaaagaaacttGTGTTCGATTTATCTGTATCAAACCAATCAGATTGAAATATTGCTCAGTTCTGCAAAATAACATCTGCGGAAATCCGGATTAGAAAATACAtactatttttctatttttctatatttatttatttatttgttattcttCCACCttgtcattttttataaaactcaTTAACCCGATTAAAAATGTTACATATCAACtcaaaagaaactaaaaaatCGAGtccaaaaaaaatgaattggacatcaagacaaaaaagaatcaaaaaatgtcaatttgctATTTTCCGAAAAAGTTGTAAATGTGAATAAAGGTTGATGAAATTGGTTCGACTAACGAATCTCTAaagtttattaaataaaaaacgtacaatttgaaattaaataaagaaataaataataattctaaaaatcaaaaacgtttttggactaattaaaaaaacacaagtgaCTTGCATGAAATGAAAAGTGACGAAAAAGGttctaaaaatttataaaaaatttaacagcgaaaaaaaatgtttaaaaaatacttcgGCATGTCCAAAttctgaaaatatatacaaaaacaacaaaagaacaaaattttggttttgtaAAACtttaaccatttttttttttataaaaaaaacacagatcTCTATTCTATCGAAACAGAGCATATGATAATCTACGTGGTGTGAAGATAAACTTAGAATTCCATTTCAACATATGTTTTGATTTCGATCAACTCTCCGCCATTTTTAATGAATTCTTTATGCCCGTGCTTTGTGTGAGAAGTATTTTCAGGAATAGTAAACTCGTCGGAGGAGAGCATGATTTTCGTTGTGTCGCTTTTGTTGTCGTCTTTTTCTTCCGGCAGATCAGTGGTCGACGGATAATTGTCAGTGTAGGCTATAAAGGATGCTTCTTTATTTGGAGAGCTACTGTCTGATTTAATCTTCTTTTTTCGAAAGAAACTCAACTTCTTCTTTTTCCCATCCACAACATCGTTCTCAAACTCCTCCTGCGACATAGAGGAAGGACGCGAAGGTGTTTTCTGAGACGTGGCGTCCGTTGTAATTTCTAAACTCTTTGGTCGCTTcgattttttcgattttttctcaGGGATGTTTACGCTTACATCGTCAAGTGATTCTGGTACAGATTCTGATAAGTCTTTCTTTTGCTTTTCCTTCTTATTCCGTTTTAACGGAAACCggaatttctttttcttcttcttctctttttcTGGCTCATCAAGTTGCTCGTCAATAGAGTAAGTATCTGATTTTCGCATCGATTGGTCTTGGTTACTTGCCTCTTCTAACATATTCACCAAGTCGTCGTTGTTGATTTCATCCAACATATTTACAAGATCGTCACCTCCATTCACAGAAGCACTAAGTTCACTGGTTGCAATCGAAGAGGTTTCAGCAGTCGCATCATTCGATGCACTATTTATAAGTTCAATTGGGGTATTTCTAATAGCCTCAGGAGAGTTATTGTTTATTTGTGTGTCGAGATCCACGGATATCTCGTTAGCTAATCCAGCTATATTAACGTCGGGAAGACTATCCTTTCTAATTTCTTGGAGCTGTTCTTCTACGATTATTCCTGGTGGTTGCGTCTTGATTTCACAAGGCGACTCTTCTGGTATGCTTTCCTCATGTGTCGCATGTATTTCAGACTGGATTTCTTCTTCGAGATCCTCTGTATCAAACGACCAATCGGATATGAGTTTGTCTGTGCGAATAACTGCCGTTACGACTTCTTCATCGTCGGAAATATTCCCGTTGTCTGTTTTGTTCTCTTTTTGAGAGAGTTCTATGTCAAGTTTATTTGATTCGCTTTTTAACGTGAACTCGTTGAACTCACTCGATGCCGGTGTTCCGCTAACACCGGCATCGAGTGAGTTGCTACTTTCTTTAACGCCATTTTGTTCCCAGTTATCACCTTCGCTGGGATTATTAGTCAAAACGTTGCTTTCGATAACGTCCTTATGTTTGTCAACATTTGagcgttttttctttttaagtccAAAGCGTTTCTTTTTCCCTGTCGTTGATCCTTTATTTTGTTCATCATTGAAGGACGGGTTGCGGTCTATTATATTTCCTAACACTGACGCTACATCTGACGAGTATTTAGTATTTTCCGGAACGAATTCATTAGGTAAATCAACATTGTTTGTAGTTGAAATTTCAGAAACAGTCGAGACTTTAATATCAATATTTGTGTTAGGAACGTCGTTTTCAATATTTGTGTCATTAGTTTCAATCTGGTTAACTTCCCCCTTTTCTGCTATTATATCGTTACCTTGGAGCACGTCGAGGTCCGCAGATGTTTTCCTTTCATGATCAGAATCTGAAGATTTTCGACTTTTTCTCATCCTAGAAAACAACCCTTTCTTCCTTTTATCGCTGCTCTCCTCCTCAGGTTTCGTTGCTTCATTGACGTGAGGAACATCTATCGCTCTTTCTTCAAAACTTTCAGGATTATCTTTCACGCTAACAAGTTCTACGTTgccatctttttttttactcttcTTACTTACTTCTTTCTTCTCAGTTTTGTGTTTTTGGAATggaaacttctttttcttcgtCGAATCAGTTGCAGTAACGTTATATGATTTATAATTAGACAAAAGTGGATTCGATGACGCATTGGTACTCTTCACAGGTTCCGTTGCGCTGTTTGATTTTGCGACGGATTGGTGTATAACTGGTTTATCAGCATCTTTTTGTTGAAATGACGAAGGTCGTGACTTCACTTTGCCGCCGCCGAAAATGCCTAACGCACCGGCGACCATACCCGAGGTATCAACTTCACCAGATGTTTTCGGTGCTAGGTTGCGTCGTTCGTTAAAAGATCTTGAGTATTCTGTTTTTGGTTTCTCAAAGTTTGATAAATCTAGTTGTGATCTCCGGAGCGGAGCGTTTAAGCTCTGCGTACTTGGGTATTTTTTCTTCAAGTTTTCAGCAATTTGTTGATCAAACAAAAGTTTATTCTGCATCACCAAGCTACCTGTTTTTCCAGTATCGCTGCCGTTCGAACGAAGCGACGACGAGCGTTCTTGTCTTGGTGAACGACGCATCGAACTTTGCTTGGACGACAATTTTTTTGTGCCATCGACTTCAGGTGATGTGGAACGTTGAGATACGGTCTCTGGTGAAATTGAGCGTTGAGAAACGGTCTCTGGTGAAACTGAGCGTTGAGACACGGTCTCTGGTGAAACTGACCTTTGTGATATGGTTTCGGGCGATGTTGAGCGATGCGAAATAGTTTCTGGAGATGTTGAACGTGGATCGGTGCTTTCAGGTGACATTGACCGGTTAGAAGATCGACGATTAGAGGAAGCGTCGttagattttgtttgttttgatgctTCCTCAGTGCGCTGATTCTCCTGATTTTCCTTCTTGGCTCGTTTCAATCCTCCACCAGCAGAGAAAACCTTTTTCGGTTTTTCGACAGGGGAGAAGTGGGCACTGCTATCCGCCGACTGAAAACCGCTCTCTTCAGTTACTGGCGTTGGTGAGAAGACTTCTTCATAAGCAGAAGTACCCGAATCAGATTTCTCCGCGGCTAAACCCATATTCGTTTCCGGGGAATCGAGAGATAGCTTGGGCGATTCAACTTTAGAGGATTTTCTACTCGACACTTCCAAGTTCCCGATAAAATCGATAACGATGTATTCTTCGTTACCCATAACGTGCTCTTTCGACTCCACTCTTCGCAGTCTGTGTTTTTGAGGTAATTCGatctaaatgcaaaaaaaatacgtGAACCACCTATTGAATTTcgacaaaatatatttgaagaCTAACCGCCGCTGCGTGACGAAGTTCGTCCACAGACAGATAAACGAGATTAGCTTCAGTTTGGCACACACTAGTCAGACAGGAGCTGAAGTATATTTGTAATTAAACAATTCCTAGCATCAATAAACAAGTAAAAACAGAAACAAGACATATACAGTATATATTTTCGCTgctaatataaacatttttcataattcaCCCGTAATTTATCTAGGTCATTGCAACCTTTTTTAAAGAATGATATTTCGCAAAAGTATATTCGAGTAATCACTGACCAGCAGTTTTCATGgtgttaaaatataaaattaaatcgGGTTACATTGGACGATGATCGTTGAACATATGCAAAATGGAACACATCACTATACTCAAACTATATAGCAACCAATCAGATGCGATCAGTATTCGATCGTAATTTTGCTTCATAAAAAAgttgacatattttattttttaattaatcaaTCAACAAAACTGCAGGGTATGTTAAATATAGGaacatgatttttatttgttatacTTTAATTATGTATTACCAATtggtattatatatttatatatttaaagttATAAAGAGAGTCTTAATACCTTTAAGAAAGAGTTGTCGTTTAAAAGTTCTTGGAGTTAGCACTTCTACGCAACGTTAATAGTAATTATATAACTTAactacattattttaattttatatatttaccgTTATTCGTTGTCATCCAGTTATATTTTAATACGACATATCAGTAGAATCAATTATTTCAAACTCCTAAAGCAATTAATATGAGCTTAATTCTACtatgttttttcatttaaaaaacaacaataaaattttttgttattccAGTCTGTCTTTATAAAGGTTTATGAAATTAATCCTGGTTGCAACAGGCATGTAAGCAAAGCTATGTGCAACCAAAATCATATTTATCACAAATAACTTTACAATTCAAAATTTCATAGAGACAAGAATTTGAATGACAAAGACAAGCTGGACACGAGCTTGCAAGAAGTTTCTTTACctaattttaataattactgACCAAGGTCAACTTCAAGAACACAAATTATAGATTAAAATAATGCAACCTCAGTTAGCCAGAAAGAAAATACTCACTTCATCGTCATCTTCAAAGCCACTTCCAATAGCAGAATCTGTTTCGTTGGCAGGTCCGCTAATGCTAGTAAACGAGGCAACAACTTCGTCCTCGTCGATCGTTGAATCACCCACGTTGGAGCGCGCTCTCCTAACAGAGATATCGGGTT
It includes:
- the LOC130612652 gene encoding uncharacterized protein LOC130612652, with amino-acid sequence MTQDQDENSSKSSDNEQFSGRRKSAAFRKASFHPPEEIWNLFTESETCCDIIDYFEALKVALNVDTTLHGIEFYEVLKSKLTSWKCQSLWDLLNARLKHKEYNNGTVAKGHSCIIIGSGPIGLRMAIETLLLGCKTVIVEKRTEFTRNNVLHLWPFLLTDFRALGAKKFYGKFGAGCIEHINIKTLQCVLLKIALILGLEIHVGVTFKHLVEPTEEKKAWTASYQPENHEVSKYKFDIIISADGKKNVLPGFPQIELRGALAIGITCNFVNNNTIEEAGVPEISGISYQYNPKFFNDMEAEYGVKLENIVYYKDETHYFVMTALKSSLLNLGAIREDIADPTLLLEPSNIDKERLIEFARYAVNHATNHQLPEDLEFKKLSNGNPDIALFDFTSIKKAANASRIIDRKNQRLMVALVGDSLIEPFWPTGSGAGRGVLSALDVAWMVRQFALKNPPLAILRERENIFKLLSGTTNDSLQKNYKDFTIDPKTRYKGFDTKRVSNMTSLKGLYDTDDRENADYTIASPSNDAMIHKPIRKRTSSGGGIRKTSTHLHHHASKTKRKSDRASLKDQAIVGNTKQFWEEHNQKNVVEREKSYVSKNKKSVTSVGSESSIEELSELDDDVIEDAPIVKKGFKSPFKSLKRQASQDNSKVLKRQSTKDNLHGTKKGVYQAKGGGLKSKNTKERKNSEKEERTRTKSLSEKRSGSQSKKQKTPEKTQTSVKTNPPRPVDPRNFFRKWLETLKQPAKESKPIEEDFPQALHVGSQTAAMAVLALPLLFDCNRPPRRRTTDIKIKDIQTAKDSFLNPNTLKETHEITVQRAGSVKNAIQKYKMLEQKDKKDDSYYDFLKRQKNSDRTDGSQTVNNDEEEDFSPKDVIDVEKALLHDEIEESKRSNIGKSTWGGTGTESSLQLQLALEEFCDAQTPFNSVLMLQVLYNIHKRIEEKPEVDKYYRVYTKGDIFERHVWLLHGAEKYLSFAGWVKCGNYIILSKAYPVKQSVKVIEEVLRKKKKAQLLYSGSVQSQPNKPDISVRRARSNVGDSTIDEDEVVASFTSISGPANETDSAIGSGFEDDDEIELPQKHRLRRVESKEHVMGNEEYIVIDFIGNLEVSSRKSSKVESPKLSLDSPETNMGLAAEKSDSGTSAYEEVFSPTPVTEESGFQSADSSAHFSPVEKPKKVFSAGGGLKRAKKENQENQRTEEASKQTKSNDASSNRRSSNRSMSPESTDPRSTSPETISHRSTSPETISQRSVSPETVSQRSVSPETVSQRSISPETVSQRSTSPEVDGTKKLSSKQSSMRRSPRQERSSSLRSNGSDTGKTGSLVMQNKLLFDQQIAENLKKKYPSTQSLNAPLRRSQLDLSNFEKPKTEYSRSFNERRNLAPKTSGEVDTSGMVAGALGIFGGGKVKSRPSSFQQKDADKPVIHQSVAKSNSATEPVKSTNASSNPLLSNYKSYNVTATDSTKKKKFPFQKHKTEKKEVSKKSKKKDGNVELVSVKDNPESFEERAIDVPHVNEATKPEEESSDKRKKGLFSRMRKSRKSSDSDHERKTSADLDVLQGNDIIAEKGEVNQIETNDTNIENDVPNTNIDIKVSTVSEISTTNNVDLPNEFVPENTKYSSDVASVLGNIIDRNPSFNDEQNKGSTTGKKKRFGLKKKKRSNVDKHKDVIESNVLTNNPSEGDNWEQNGVKESSNSLDAGVSGTPASSEFNEFTLKSESNKLDIELSQKENKTDNGNISDDEEVVTAVIRTDKLISDWSFDTEDLEEEIQSEIHATHEESIPEESPCEIKTQPPGIIVEEQLQEIRKDSLPDVNIAGLANEISVDLDTQINNNSPEAIRNTPIELINSASNDATAETSSIATSELSASVNGGDDLVNMLDEINNDDLVNMLEEASNQDQSMRKSDTYSIDEQLDEPEKEKKKKKKFRFPLKRNKKEKQKKDLSESVPESLDDVSVNIPEKKSKKSKRPKSLEITTDATSQKTPSRPSSMSQEEFENDVVDGKKKKLSFFRKKKIKSDSSSPNKEASFIAYTDNYPSTTDLPEEKDDNKSDTTKIMLSSDEFTIPENTSHTKHGHKEFIKNGGELIEIKTYVEMEF